The Ananas comosus cultivar F153 linkage group 6, ASM154086v1, whole genome shotgun sequence genome segment caaAGAGATTAGGATAAGGACTAGGATTAGGATATCCATAATAGATATCCACTAgaagatatgtttcttaactaataagaaacatataatttattcttatccttaacttattaggataaatctcAATCCACATCTCAAGTAGATCGGGTTAAATTAagacccgccaatgtggacataCCACATggcaacaatctcccactttGCCACATTGGTCATTTCTCTCTCACTTATTTATCTCTTCATACGGGAAATGGAGTGTGCGACCTAACGAAAGAAATACATGCAGGAGTGCTATATTAAGTCACCACCCAATTAACATAGCACATCACTGACTTAATTCGTCTATGCCTTAGACGTTTCAACACACATCGGATCaagcatcacaaagtccatcTCCTGTAATGACAGGGCTCGACCCCATAGTTATTTTTCGTACTCATGATTATCTTAAGTAACACAACTGAGATAACCGCCCGGGCAAAGAGTTACAAGACTTACGTGGTGTATTATCGAAATATCTTCCTCAGCCCCCCACGTTAATCCATATTGGTCCAAGCACTTTACTAGACATGCTCCGCgagatcgtattttctcatgATCTTGAGATACACGATAAGTTAGTTACTTTGGACTTCCACTTCATAATGTAGTTCTAAGTCGAGGGCACTAAAGGGTTAGTGCTCACACGGTAATATAGAGGGAAGAACTTATGTCACTCTACTAACTGGTCGACAAGCACATACAGTATGATATGTTTGCTATGGCGGAGCTCCCACTTAATGGGTCATGTCacgctttaaaaaaaaatgccataCGAACCTTGGTCTAGGTACCACTAAGGTATCTAACTATCACAACTCAAGTCATCTCTCTAACCTGAGCACTTAGATTCGGCTACTATAAAGGCTCGatataaaatttcacaaaaacttTCATATCCGACTCTTGAGAGtctcatcttaaactaattaagacgacttttaaattatatcaacacttcattcataacatatatgaacaaagtaatcatattacagctactcaagtttaatatgattatttagTCTCATCCTGCTCACCACCTAGGTGCCAGGGCGATCACCCGTGTGAGTGGGCTGATCTCAGCTTGGTGACTTATCGAATATGTGCATACTAGTATCAATTACGCaatcaaattaaaaagagaaaaatattttttcattaataaagcGTAAGATACAAAAAAATGTCCATATATCAAAACCTGCAAAGACCCAAACTCCTAACGTGGGTCTAGAACATATCCCTTGCTATCGGCTTGGTCAACATATCAACCACCATCCTAGTGGTGGAGATATGTCTAAGAACGATCTCGCCTAGCCGAATCATATCTTGAATGTAGTGAAAACGGATGTCTATATGCTTGGTCCTGCCATGATACTTGGGATCTTTCACATACTCTAGGGAAGCCATGCTGTCAGAGAACATCTCAACAGGCTTATCAGCTCGAGTCACAAAGTCGAGGTGCTGGAAAAATCTATTCAGCCAAACAGCCTCCTAGACGGCTGCTGAATAAGCAACATACCCCGCTTCGATAGTAGACAAGGCAACACAGCCTTACTTCTTACTGTACTAGGAAATTGCCTCGCCTCTAAACACATAGCCTAAAGTGGACCTGCACTCATCTCTATTACTGCCCCAATCAGCATTACTATATCCTTTCAAACTAAAGTCCCCAGCTTGGAAGTAGAGAACGAGATCACTGGTTCCTTTTAAATATCGAAGGATTCTCTTCACCGCTTACCAATGAATGGGTCCTGGGTTGATCTGGTAACGACTTACCAAACCAACAGCGAAATAAATGTCAGGTCGAGTGCACATCATAGCGTACATAAAGCTGCCAATTGCACTCGCATAAGGAACCCTACTCATTTACTCATTTTCTTTATTCGTTTTAGGGCACTGATCAAGACTCAGAGTGTGATTCTTCTCCACAAGAGTGTCAACGGGTTTACAATGATGTATTCTAAAATGCTCAGAATCTTTTTAATATAACTTTCTTAAGACAAACCAAGAAGCTTTCTAGAGCGATCACGGATGACCTTCACTCCGAGTATATAGCGAGTCACCTATGTCTTTCATTTCAAAGTTGAGAGACAACCACTCCTTAGTGGTATTGATTAACTCCATGTCATTTCCAGCCAATAGTATATCGTCGACGTATAGAGAGAGGAACAAAATCCCATTCTCTGTCTTCTTGACATATACACAGTGGTCCTCCTCTATAATGGACATACCGATAGAGGTGATGGCTTCATGAAACCTGAAATACCACTGTCTCGATGACTGCTTGAGACTATAAATAGATCTTTTAAGACGACAAGCTTTGTCTTCTTGACCTTTGAGTAGAAAACCCTCAGCTTGATCTATATAGATCTCCTCCGCtaattctccattgagaaaagctgtcttgacatccatttggaacATTTTCAAATCTAGGTGTGCTACTAAGGCTAGAATCAAGCGAATAGAGGCAAATCGCACAACGGGAGCAAACGACTCGTTGTAATCTGCCCCTTGCCTCTGAGTGTAGCCCTTAGCCATGAGCCGAGCCTTATATTTATCGATTAATTCATCTACCTtgcgcttaatttttaaaacctaTTTATTTCTAATAGACTTGCGCCCAGGCAGAAGGTCAACCAATTCCCATACTTGGTTCTTGCTCATGGAGTTCATCTCATCTTTCATAACAGTCATCCACTCGCTGCAAGCTGATGTCTGTAATGCTTCTTTATAAGAAACAGATTCATCATTATCGAGCGAACTGCATATGAAAATATCTCCTTCGATCTCAAAATGTCGACGGGGAATATGTCCACGTTCACTTCTACATAATGGAGGGTCTGAACTGCCGACTTCCAAGGGTATGCTCTCATTCAAGAAAGCACTCCCACTAGCCGGAGGATCGCTACCACTTTCTTCAGCGACTTCGGGAAGTGATCGATCACCCTCAATAGTAGATGGGGTAGAGTCGTCCTGTAACTCATACAATCCGACGTCTTTTCGCATTTCACCAATGCTTGGAAATTCCCCTTCTAAGAATTCCACATCACGAGACTCAATCTTAGTCATATCACTATCTGGGATTCACCATACAGCACATAGCTTTTCGAATTTTCAAAGTATCTGATGAACACATGCTTGCTCGCTTTAGGACCGAGTTTTCCGAATTTATGTGAGGTGATGTAAACATATCCAGCTGAACCTCAAGGGCGTAAGTAGTGTAAACTTAGTTTTTTACCACTCCACAACTCATATGGAGTAGAAGGCACTGATTTGCTAGGGACTCGATTAAGGATATAGGTTGCAGTCAAAAGAGCATATCCCTAAAAATTTATGGGAAGATGCGCTTGCGCAGTCATCGACCTAACCATGTCTAACAGAGTACGGTTCCTTCGCTTTGCAACACTATTTTGTTGCGGAGTATCAGGAATAGTGAGCTGTCTATTAATGCCCTTTTGCTCACAATAAGTCTTGAACTGATCAGACAAGTACTCACGACCTCGATCAGTGCGAAGCGCCtttacacttctttctatttgattctcagccTTCGCAACGAAGTGCTTGAAGCAATCTAAAGCTTCAGATCGGCGAGAAAGCAAATACCCGTATCCATAACGGAAATAATCATCAATGAATTTGAGAAAATAGCACGCACCATGCCGGGCCCTCACATTCATTGGTCCACAAATGTCTGAGTGGATTAGCTCTAAAAAATGAGAGGCACGAGTAGCCTTACCGAAAGGCTTTCTACATGCCTTCCCAGCCAGACAAGGCTCACACACAGATAGGTCAACTTTGGCGAGAGACCCCAAAAGGCCTTCTCAAGCCAATCTATTCATTCTATTTTGACCTATATGGCCTAATCTGACATGTCATTTAACAGATTCATCAcagaaattagaaaaagaagCAAATGCAAATGGATATCCTCCgaatctaatttaaagaaaccatCCGCTAATGTACCATATCCAAATTAAAGTATCATAAAAGGAAATGTCTAGGCGGTC includes the following:
- the LOC109712111 gene encoding uncharacterized protein LOC109712111, which codes for MKLLMTYNENIKTFNDISRHLELEAECLEVNCSVALVAHSEKRELIHSDICGPMNVRARHGACYFLKFIDDYFRYGYGYLLSRRSEALDCFKHFVAKAENQIERSVKALRTDRGREYLSDQFKTYCEQKGINRQLTIPDTPQQNSVAKRRNHSDMTKIESRDVEFLEGEFPSIGEMRKDVGLYELQDDSTPSTIEGDRSLPEVAEESGSDPPASGSAFLNESIPLEVGSSDPPLCRSERGHIPRRHFEIEGDIFICSSLDNDESVSYKEALQTSACSEWMTVMKDEMNSMSKNQVWELVDLLPGRKSIRNK